The sequence TCAATTATCAAATGCCATATCATAAGGTTATGAGAATAATATTCGTTGCTGGGCCAATgaaagtttacaacattttttttcttaagtCAGACGATCTGGTGCAGTTACAGGCTCTGTTCTTCCCCAAAATGAGGTTTTATCGTATATCAATCATAATACTGTTAAAATACATTTGTGCTGACATGAATCTAAATTTTTGATAGATGTCTCAATGGTTCTAATTATTACCAATTCTATTTGGAAATatacaacgaaatcaacaaaataGCATGCATTACTCAACACAATCAAACTAGAATGAAGCTGAGCTAAACCGTGGTGATGAAGTAATTGCCTATGTGACGCATAGGGCTGCACACCTATAAACACTCTATAATTAAAAAACTTTAGTTACtttcagatatttttataacctTATTGGTTCAAAGAACTCTACCGGAGCAGAAAAACGAAAGACGTTGAATATGTTAATAGGTGTGCAGCCAGCTTTATGCATCCTACCAATAGACAGTGACCATGTAAAATGATGAAGACTAGATTAAGGCCGTGTGAATCTGTCGGGAGTAATTGTTACCGTTCATACACCGAGATCGAACAAAAGTAATACATATAAAACAAGTAGGAAATTTAACTAACAACAAttcacattaaataaaatatagaTCCATACCGGTCCCAGTTGAAGAAAACAAAACAGTCGATAGAACAATACTGATGAAGTTTGATGTTTGAAAATGGGTTTCCAAACACAGGAAGTTTATATGACAGATGAAAGCGATTGATTGATCGGTTGATCTGCTACTCCAGAAAATCAATAAACCAAACATGATGAATAAATATAACCTAAACACCGGTAACACCTCCAAACGTACTAATTCAAACAGAACACAAGCCAAACATAAAATTGGTATCTCACTTCGCCATAGCTCAAGCAGTCAAGCCCGAGCGGTCGGTGATGTAGACGAGGGAGAACTaaaataaaactggatgtactaGCAAACGTTTGTATGTTCACGATTCGCGGGTGAATCTTAAATCTTTCGGGAATATTCTGCAGATCAAAACATGGACAATGGTTTTCGAGTGCGTTTTAACGTGAACTAGCGCATAACTCGCGAACATTTGTTACAGTGTAGTACGTGAGAAGATATTCGCTCAGAGAGATGTGAGTGTGTACGGTAGGGTTGGGGAGTGGGAGTTTTGAAACGTTCTAGGTGGAAGAAGGAGTAAAGTTCAATTTACTTTTTCTTCAGTGTAAAGAATGACCGTCTCTTTTGTTCATCTTTTTGTGATGATGCGGGCAACGTTAGCGAACGCCCTTCACCGCTAGCGTCAAGCTCGCACTGGGCTTTCAAAGCAGTTACCCATTGGTTCATCTCGGCGTCATCGTGACACTGGAGCAGGAATTCTCCGCCATTCGAGAGTCTGGAAATAGTTGCAATGGTGACGTTAATGATTATATTTCTACAGATTCTTTCTGTTGAGCAACATACTTTATTCTGAACACATTCTTCTTCTTGGTGTAATCTGTAGCGATTTCGATCTGAGCTCCTTTCAACTCCAGTGGCGGTTCGCCACGGAAAGTCTGTTCTGGAACTGATTTAGATGTTTTCTGATCCTTGAAGAACGCTAGGCGTCCACTACGAGCAACGCTGTATACCTGTAATAAATGGAAAAGCTTGTCATACATCATTTTCGAGTATAATATGAGCAAATAAGAACCTTATCCCAGGACCGGTTCGTAGACTTCTTAGTCGTGGATTCCCATTCATGTTTCCTTGTTAAAATACCTTCCTGAACGCCTTCGTCAGATCCCCCAGGGCTTGGACGATCTACGTAAAATGTAAAAGTATGCGTTAGTTGCTTGAATTTTAAAGTGTATCCATAATTGACAATAATTGGCCATAGAGtaggaaaacaaaacaaactaattCCGAAGAATTTGAATATTTGCCAAAGACCTCAATTTTGAGCTCCAATGTCGGAATTAAATATTTACGATTGACCCGGGTGTTTATCTACTTTCGCTGTTGAATGGAGGATATTCGTGATTGAACATTAACAAGAGACTGTTGATAAATCTACTGATTTCAAACGCACATAAATCATGCAACCAAACTACTTAGTATCGACGAACAAAACATATTTAGTGAGTAGGCGCGATGAAACACAATAAAAAAGAAACTGTTATACCTCCTTCATCGTCGGATACTTCCGCTTTTGAGCTGCCACGCTTCCAGCGGAAGCTTCGGAATGGACTCTTGGAACGAGATCTTCGACTAACTTTTGATGCTGAAGCACTAGCCGTGCTGGCGGATCGTTCTTTGGGTGTCGTTGAATGCCTTCTCGGGATACCGGTGCTTGGTGTGTCAGTGCCGGCTGTTAGTTGCGGtttttatttcatgttttttttcgaatttagcATTGAGATGGAATGATGGTTCAAAAACAGCcacaagataaaaacaaaacacgtgACACAAATGCAGGACacggaaaaaaacaaaacaaaaattgaatatgAAATTTTGAGGATTGGCCAATTCACTTCCAGCACCTTTTTCGTATTTGTGTTTGTCGAACAGTTAGTGTTTATCCCAATTGATTTGATATAATATTGTTAAACACAAACACCAACTAAACAGCTAGTTCTACCAATACTTACTGGAGGGATACTTTGGCAATGTACCAGTCCTTGAACTTATTGTTCTCGGAGCTTGCTTAAGCAAGGCTGCTTCTCTAGTGAGTTTAGTTTTTGCATGCACTTTACATTATTTTCCATAAAATAGTGTTACCAGaataaacaaaagaaatttattGTATTAATAGAAGCAAACACCTAGATTGGTACAAATTATAAATGTGTTAGGTATTATAACCGTTGTTAATCTGCAGACTTTTAGCTTACCTTGAAGCCACCTTTCTAGCACCTACACCTAATTAATGGAAAAAAACATGCTACATTCAATTCTTAAATTCTCTCTTACTCAATTGTCATGCTTTAGGAATCACATCGCCGATTTATCCAAAGttgagtaaaaaaaacttttattccgAAACCacagaaaaacaaaacatttgacGTCTTTACATGTGTCTCACAAACATATGATACCGTTTTGTACTACTTCACAAATGAATGTCCTTATCTGAAGCATTGAACCAAGCTgttaaaaacaacaaatttttctGTGACAGATATGGACATACAAATTGTGATCAAATACCGTGCACTCAAACTTCCATCTTGCATAAATATATACAAGTAAATGTGGAACCTATGAAGGGGGCGAATAGCAGACAAACACCATGTCCTAAAGGAAAACGGGTGGTGAGAAACGCGTTAACCACATTGTATTAACAACGTCTTATAAAAGAGCACTGGAGTAAGCAAAAGTAATTTTCGATCAAGAAGCGGAAGTATATTCAAGCCTTTTAATTATACTACAAAGCGTGATCGTGAAGTTGGTGTTAGTAAGTTCGATAAGTACCTGGCTGGGAAAGAGGTCTTTCTTTTTCTACAGGTGAAGTTGCTCGCATAGTGACTGGTAAGTAGTAGATATTTGGTAAGGTTTACGCGGTCAAATTTGGTCAGTTACAATTTGGATTACAAGTTAGTGGTGAATTGGGCAGCGTGTGTAAGAAAGGTGAGTTAGTGTGATTATACTAAGGCTCATATGTATTTTTAAATTCGTTTCGTGGTACTGAGGCGCATCGTAATTGttatacaaaaacaaaacaaaaacatgtaGTTCTCAATGTCTCTGGGTTGAGTTACTGGCACACATTTTAATGGACACAAGCCTAATAGCATCAGTTTGCGATAAGCAGTTTTTCGATTATTATTGTTAGGAAAGATACGCTCGACATGTTATTTGTGAACAATAATGGTTAAAGTGGACTATTATCCATAGGACTGAAGTAGTTGCATTTACCTGATTCCTGTTCCCGCGTGGAATGTGGGGAGCCTGGCGCATCAGATGTATCTCGCGCTGCCGCCTCAGCTTGTCGCGCTGCTTCGGCTTCGGCTTCTGCTGCCGCCTTGGCCTCTGCTTCTGCTTGTAAACGTTGACGTTCGGCTTCCTCTGCTGCTTCCTGTCGACGTTTCATTTCTTTGAGCTCaaactgaaaaataaaaattgtcgTAAAACACTGTATTCATGAAACCTGTATTACCTACCGTTGTTAACCGCTCTAAAGCACTGAAACGCTCCTCCTGGGCAGCGGCAGATTTTTCGAACGCCTCATGTTTCTTGATAAGATTTTCGACCTCGTCAATCGTGTGTCCAAGTTCAGTTGACATTAGATACGGTTCTTGCGCAATGAGCCAAGCCTCAGCAACAGCAGCATCGCGGGCAAACTGATACACTTCAAGAACTGGTGAAAATATTACGTAAACATTATCATCAATAGAGTGTTCAATAGAAGATTAGGTGACTTACTCAGTtgaaggttttcccaacgttccTCCCATCGGTGAAGAAGAGCATTCCTGCTATTGGTCAGCTGCAACAGGCGTTCTTTGATATCCGCCGAAGCGTAATGATTTCTAGCTAGCAACTCCTTTCCTAGTGCTAAACATGCAGTGAAATTATCTTCACGAGTATCAATTTCTGCCTTCAAACTCTGATGATTATTCATAAGCAGCTCAACGCCAGATACATCACGAGGCTTTTCGGACGTGTTCATTTGTCGTACGACATCTTCCATCCAAAGCATCAAagtacgtaccatattgaagaaCTTGAAAAGATCTCCTGTATCGGCCAGCTTGTTCTTACGTGCATCACACATTCCTTGCAGGTTGGCCCAAGCAGCGAGTACTTCATGCTCTCGGTTAGTGATTTCGCGGGCCTTTTCACCTGCATAAGCTGCCTGTAACTTGGCTGACTCTTCCTGGATTTGTTGTACTTGCGAATGGAGCGTCATTAGATCCTGAATGAAGTTCTGATGTTTGCGTTGTAGTGCCGACACGGATCCCGCATCACGTCCCAGTTCATCCGAAACACCATGCTGCTTTTCGATGATGCGACCAAGAACGTCTTTGCAGTCGTGGAAGAATTTGTGCAGTTCACGTGATGCCGCCAACATGGCCTTTCTGGTTTCGATCAATTCCAGCAGATCCTGCCAGGATTCGTTTAGACCATCCTTCCATTCAGCTATCGTTGCACTATCCGAATGTCCTGCGTGGATAAGATCATCTGCAATACCATTAGCTTTAGCTACACGTTCACTTCCGACCGCTGCAGTGTCCTGGGCGAACTCATTGAAGCGTTCCCATAGTAACGTAATATGATCGTAATCCTGACCAAGTTCGTGCGATCCTGCAACCAACTCACGCTCGGCAATCCATTGCTCAAGGTCATCTACTTCACGATTCAGCATAAACAGTTGAAGAGCTTCATCCAGTCTAGCCCGACGTTCTCCAGCCAAATCCTTCAGACCGGCATATAATTTATCCAGTTGTGATTGTTTCACGGACACCTGATCGCTGTACGCATGCTGTTCAGCGGTCAACTGACGTGCTGTTTCTCCTAATTGTCGGATGGTATCAGCATAATCCTCAACCGATTGCTCCAATGATTCGTGTTTTTTCATCAGATTTTGTGCAGAAATCTCGTCTTTTCCACGATCCTCCACCATCATGTAGAGTTCTTGCTCACTCATCCACGATTCAGCTTCAGCAGCATCGAAGAAGTATTGCTGCACCTTTTCAGATTGATCCAATTGCTTGTGGCGATTATCAATAGCATCTTTGAGTTCCTGCCATTTCTGAGTCAACTGACTGATAAGATCAGCAAATTGGGAAGCGTCTTCGTGACCCTCGTCAATTAGTTTTTGCCCATTGTTACAGATAGTCATAATTCTCGGTTCATGATTATCGATTTCGGTGTTCAACGATTGGTGCTTTTTCTTCAATACATTCACATTGAAAAGAGAATTGCCATATTCCTGAGAATTAGCCAGAGGCATTTTTTCGTCGATCCAAAGCTTTTCTTCTTCGACATCCCGACGGAACTGGAAGGCTTCCTTCTTCTTTTCCAGCTGACGTTGACGCTCCAGTAAAGGAGCTTTGATTTTTTCGAATCGATCATGAACGGCTTGTTTCTTTTCTACGATTGGCTCTACGACGTCCTGAGGAATAGTCTTAGTAAGAACTTCAGTTTGTTTTTCGAGTTCTTCAACCTGACGTGCCTTAACGGCCATCTGAGTTTGAATCACTTGTTGTTTTTGCATCAAAATGTTCACTGAGGTTAGATCACTACCCGTATCAGGATTGATGATTTGTTTCTCGAGGTCGTCCATCCAAGAATCAATATCATCAACACTTTGCTGAACGATAACTTCACGCTTGGCATCGAAAAGTAGAGCTCCCTTTTCCTTGGTGCTGGTTTCAAGTTCATCAAAGTTCTTAGCCAAATCTTGCAACTTGGGCTCGATGATTTCCTTAAATTCTGGCTTCTCTACCATCAACTCCTGTGCAGCCTTCTGCGCTTCATGAAGACGTTCTTTATTGGCAGCGATTTCAGCCTCGAATGCTTGATGACGGGTCCACTTGCTGTGTACGGTCTTAGCACTTCGATACGTGTCATCCTGTGCGGTGATGTATTTCTCCTGTACCCATTCGGTTAACTCTTCAATATCTTGTAGGAATTCGTGCAGTTTTACTTGGTTCTTCAACTTTTCGTGCAGTTCAATCGCACGATTACGATTGTCATCGCGCCGGTGAGCAATACTTTCAGCACGCTTACCGATCTTTTCCGAATCGAAATGTTGCTTTTCAGCCAATTGCTCTGAAACCTGAACTATGGTATTGATCTTCTCATCATTTGCTTCCATTGTTGTAAGGAAGGCTTCGTGACGTTTCAATTGATTCTCTGCCTGTTCTAGATTAACTGGAGTATCATCCTTGCTGAGAACGTGCTCTTGCTGGCTAAGCAAAACTTCGGCTTGACGAGCATCGCGATTGAACAGCTGTTGATCCAAGCTCTGTGATAGTAGAACTTGACGATTCTCCCACATCTGATGAAGCTCCTCCCAACCATCTTTGAGAGCCCTTAGACGCTCACGCAAGAACATATATTGCGGATCTTCGGTCTGAGTAGGTTCGGAGGTAAGTCCTTCGCCATACTCCATCATCTTAGTGTAGTCCTCGGTATAGTTGTCGATTTCCTCGCGTATGCTCTGGTGTTGATTCAGCAATTTTTCTGCTTCCGGAAGCGACGTTGGAGTGTCCTCGGAGGCCACATCCGTTTGAGTCTTGGTTAACCAAGCTTGGAAATGATCTAGATCACGCAGGAAACGATGTAGATCACCGGCCTCTTCCAATTTCGAGTCACGTTCCTTCAACATCTGGGTAAGCTGTTCCCAGATGACCTGAATTTGGGCTACTCTCTCACGAATCAGAGCAGCTTCTTCTGGATGTTCACCTTCAATTGCATCGGCTTCACTCTCCAAAGCGGTTAATTTGGCCTGAATGGCAGCAAGGTCGCGTTCCATTCCACTTAAACGACGCTGCAAAGTCATGACACCCGTTAAGTCCATTTGAAGactgtcagtttcagtgagaatacGTTTCTTGTCCTCGATCCAGGATACAGTTTCACGGCATTCGATGTAGAACGTTTGCACTCCATGAGCGGATTTCAACTCGTCGCGCTTACTCTCAGCTTGATCACGTAATTTCGACCAGCTTTGATTCAAGTGGTTCTGCTTCTCAATAATTTCCTCTGAGTTTGGATGTTCAACATGCAAAAGCTGCCGAGCGAGTTGGTTGACGACGGCTACACGAGAAGCATTTGCGTTCATTTCCTTATCAAAGCCGTCATAGCGATGCTTCATAATTTCGACATCTTCAATATCTTTGCCTGGTACCATCGTCTGTAACATACGTTCCTTCTCGCCGATCCATTGTTCCACACCGTCGCTCTCAGAAATAAGCTTGTACAGACTAAGTGCATCCAACAATCGCTGTTTGCGAAGCTTAGCAAGTTCCATAAGTTCCTTGTAA comes from Malaya genurostris strain Urasoe2022 chromosome 3, Malgen_1.1, whole genome shotgun sequence and encodes:
- the LOC131435073 gene encoding spectrin beta chain isoform X3 codes for the protein MTTDISVVRWDPSQGPGQEYIDEYEYDGGNSSSRLFERSRIKALAEERESVQKKTFTKWVNSHLVRVNSRIGDLYVDMRDGKNLIKLLEVLSGERLPRPTKGKMRIHCLENVDKALQFLRDQRVHLENIGSHDIVDGNASLNLGLIWTIILRFQIQDITIEETDNKETKSAKDALLLWCQMKTAGYHNVNVRNFTTSWRDGLAFNAIIHKHRPDLIQIEKLTKNNPIQNLNNAFNVAEEKLGLTKLLDAEDVFVEHPDEKSIITYVVTYYHYFSKLKQETVQGKRIGKVVGIAMDNDRMINEYESLTSELLKWIEVTIVQLGDRQFANSLVGVQQQLAQFSNYRTVEKPPKFVEKGNLEVLLFTLQSKMRANNQKPYTPKEGKMISDINKAWERLEKAEHERELALREELIRQEKLEQLAARFNRKATMRETWLSENQRLVSTDNFGFDLAAVEAAAKKHEAIETDIFAYEERVQAVVAVCNELEAEKYHDIERIAARKDNVLRLWNYLLELLRARRMRLEFSIQLQQNFQEMIYILDSMEEIKQRLLTDDYGKHLMGVEDLLQKHSLVEADINVLGERVKQVVQNSQKFLGDEEGGYKPCDPAIIVDRVQRLEDAYAELCKLAVERRSRLEESRKLWQFYWDMADEENWIKEKEQIVSTDEIGHDLTTVNLLLSKHKALEKEIHSHEQQLMDVSTVGDELVRQGHFGADRIDERLKEILAMWNNLLDLTVSRRKRLENAVDYFQLFADADDVDNWMLDALRLVSSEDVGRDEANVQSLLKKHKDVADELKNYAETIEQLHTQAANLVLTEPEHQKVQERLAAIEARYKELMELAKLRKQRLLDALSLYKLISESDGVEQWIGEKERMLQTMVPGKDIEDVEIMKHRYDGFDKEMNANASRVAVVNQLARQLLHVEHPNSEEIIEKQNHLNQSWSKLRDQAESKRDELKSAHGVQTFYIECRETVSWIEDKKRILTETDSLQMDLTGVMTLQRRLSGMERDLAAIQAKLTALESEADAIEGEHPEEAALIRERVAQIQVIWEQLTQMLKERDSKLEEAGDLHRFLRDLDHFQAWLTKTQTDVASEDTPTSLPEAEKLLNQHQSIREEIDNYTEDYTKMMEYGEGLTSEPTQTEDPQYMFLRERLRALKDGWEELHQMWENRQVLLSQSLDQQLFNRDARQAEVLLSQQEHVLSKDDTPVNLEQAENQLKRHEAFLTTMEANDEKINTIVQVSEQLAEKQHFDSEKIGKRAESIAHRRDDNRNRAIELHEKLKNQVKLHEFLQDIEELTEWVQEKYITAQDDTYRSAKTVHSKWTRHQAFEAEIAANKERLHEAQKAAQELMVEKPEFKEIIEPKLQDLAKNFDELETSTKEKGALLFDAKREVIVQQSVDDIDSWMDDLEKQIINPDTGSDLTSVNILMQKQQVIQTQMAVKARQVEELEKQTEVLTKTIPQDVVEPIVEKKQAVHDRFEKIKAPLLERQRQLEKKKEAFQFRRDVEEEKLWIDEKMPLANSQEYGNSLFNVNVLKKKHQSLNTEIDNHEPRIMTICNNGQKLIDEGHEDASQFADLISQLTQKWQELKDAIDNRHKQLDQSEKVQQYFFDAAEAESWMSEQELYMMVEDRGKDEISAQNLMKKHESLEQSVEDYADTIRQLGETARQLTAEQHAYSDQVSVKQSQLDKLYAGLKDLAGERRARLDEALQLFMLNREVDDLEQWIAERELVAGSHELGQDYDHITLLWERFNEFAQDTAAVGSERVAKANGIADDLIHAGHSDSATIAEWKDGLNESWQDLLELIETRKAMLAASRELHKFFHDCKDVLGRIIEKQHGVSDELGRDAGSVSALQRKHQNFIQDLMTLHSQVQQIQEESAKLQAAYAGEKAREITNREHEVLAAWANLQGMCDARKNKLADTGDLFKFFNMVRTLMLWMEDVVRQMNTSEKPRDVSGVELLMNNHQSLKAEIDTREDNFTACLALGKELLARNHYASADIKERLLQLTNSRNALLHRWEERWENLQLILEVYQFARDAAVAEAWLIAQEPYLMSTELGHTIDEVENLIKKHEAFEKSAAAQEERFSALERLTTFELKEMKRRQEAAEEAERQRLQAEAEAKAAAEAEAEAARQAEAAARDTSDAPGSPHSTREQESVTMRATSPVEKERPLSQPVHAKTKLTREAALLKQAPRTISSRTGTLPKYPSTGTDTPSTGIPRRHSTTPKERSASTASASASKVSRRSRSKSPFRSFRWKRGSSKAEVSDDEGDRPSPGGSDEGVQEGILTRKHEWESTTKKSTNRSWDKVYSVARSGRLAFFKDQKTSKSVPEQTFRGEPPLELKGAQIEIATDYTKKKNVFRIKLSNGGEFLLQCHDDAEMNQWLKSLQKHT